One bacterium genomic window, GTGAAGGTCATCCGCTTCGACCGCGAGCGCGGCCGCATCTCCCTGGGCCTCAAGCAGACGAAATCGGACCCATGGCTCGATCTCGACGCGAAGTACCAGCCGGGGATGCGCGTCCACGGAAAGGTCACCAACACCACGAAATACGGCGCGTTCATCGAGGTCGAGGAGGGGGTGGAAGGGCTGCTCCACATCTCCGAGATGTCGTGGAGCAAGCGCCTGAAGGACCCGTCCGAGGTGATGAAGGCGGGCGAATCGGTCGAGGTGGTGGTCCTCAAGGTCGACAAGGCGAACAAGAAGATCTCCCTCGGGTACAAGCAGCTCCTCTCGAACCCGTGGGACGAGCTCCGCGCCCTGCACCCCGAGGGCTCGATCGTCGAGGGCACGGTAAAAAACGTCGCCGACTTCGGCGTCTTCGTCGACGTCGGGGAAGACATCGACGGCCTGGTCCACGTCTCCGACCTTTCCTGGAACACGCGGGTGAAGAACCCGTCCGAGCTGTTCAAGAAGGGGGACCAGGTCCGCGCCAAGGTCCTCAAGATCGACCCCGAGGCGCAGAAGTTCTCCCTGGGCATCAAGCAGCTCGCGGAGGACCCGTGGTCGGGGGTCGAGAAGAGGTTCAAGAAGGGCGACATCGTCACGGGGAAGGTGACCCGCGTGGCCGACTTCGGGGCGTTCGTCGAGATCGCCGATGGGGTCGAGGGGTTGGTCCACGTTTCCGAGATCTCCCGGGAAAAGATCGAAAGCCCCGCGGCGGTGCTCAAGGTCGGCGACGAGGTGGGCACGGTCGTCCTCGGGGTGGACCGGGCGAACAAGAAGGTCTCCCTCAGCATCCGGGGGCACGCCGACGAGCTCGACCGGAAGAACATGGAATCGTACCTGGGGAAACAGGCAGAGACCCCGTCCGAGAACATCGGGGCACTGGGGGAAGCGCTCCTGGCCAAGTTCAAGGCCAACGGGGAGCAGAACCGCTGACCCCGCATGGCTGATACCTTTCTCTCCACGCCTCCGCGCCGGAAACCGTTCCTGCGCGGATGCCTCACCGTGCTGCTGGTCCTGGGGGGCTTCTTCGTCCTCCTGGTGATCATCTCGCGCATGGACGACCTCCCCCTGGCCCGTGGGGAAAAGGTGGCGGTCATCACGGTCTTCGGCCTCATCTCCGACTCCGAGCCGACCATCGAGCAGTTGAAGAAGTTCGGCAAGGACGACTCGGTCAAGGCGATCGTCCTTCGGATCGACTCCCCCGGGGGAGGGGTGGGCCCGTCCCAGGAGATCTACGAGGAAGTGAAGAAGGCGAGGGCGAAAAAGCCGGTCCTCGCCAGCATGGGATCGCTTGCGGCGTCCGGCGGCTACTACATCGCCTGCGCGGCCCAGCGGGTGTACGCGAACCCCGGGACGATCACCGGGTCCATCGGCGTCATCATGCCGTTCATGAACGTGAAGGACCTGGTCGAGAAGATCGGCGTCAAGGGGATGACGGTGAAAAGCGGCGTCTTCAAGGACATCGGCTCCCCCATGCGCGACATGACGCCCCAGGAGCGCGAACTTCTCCAGGGGGTGGTCGACAACGTCCACCTCCAGTTCGTCAACGCCGTGGCGGCCGGCCGGAGCCTCAACCGGGAAGAGGTCCTGCGGATCGCCGACGGGCGGATCTTCACCGGGGAGCAGGCCAAGGCGCTGGGACTGGTCGACGTCCTGGGAAACCTCGAGGACGCGATCTCCGACGCGGGAAAACTCGGTAAGATCGTCGGGGAGCCGAAGGTCATCACCCCGCCGAAGAAGAAGATCTCCTTCCTCGAGCTGCTCCGGGAGGAGACGCGCACCCTGATCGACGAGAAGCTTTCGGGAAACCATCTGCGGCTGGAGTACCTTGCCCAATAAATCCTTCGGAGGAACCACGGGAATGACCAAGAGCGACCTGGTCGAGAAAATGTCGGAAGCGTTGACGAACCTGACCAAGAAAGAGTGCGAGGTCATCGTCGACACCGTTTTCCTCAACATGAAGGACGCTCTCCACCGCGGCGAAAAGATCGAGATCCGCGGGTTCGGGAGCTTCACCGTCCGGACCCGGCGGGCGAAGGAGGGACGCAACCCGAAGACGGGAGAGAAGGTCGCCATCCCCGAGAAGCGGATCCCCTTCTTCAAGGTCGGCAAGGAACTGCGGGAAATGGTCAACGGCTGAGCTGCCGTGGACCGGATCTTCTCCCCGTGGCGGATGGAATATATCCGCCAGGTGGGCACGTCCGGTGGGACGGCGCGGTGCATTTTCTGTGTCCATGAAGGCGACCTCGAGGATCCCGAGCGGCTCCTGGTCGGGCTGTACCCGAACACCGCGGCGATCCTGAACCGCTACCCTTACAACAACGGGCATGTGCTGGTCGCGCCCCGCCGGCATGTGGCAAACCTGTGGGACCTGTCCGGCGAGGAATTGCGTGAGCTATTTTCCCTTGTTTCCCTTGGGACGCGCGGACTTGCGCAAGAATATCGAACGGAAGGGATGAATGTGGGGATGAACCTGGGCAAGCCCGCCGGCGCCGGGATCGCCGACCACCTCCACGTCCACCTCGTTCCCCGATGGGCGGGCGACACGAATTTCATGACCCCGGTCCAGGAGACCCGCGTCCTGCCCGAGTCGCTCCTCGAGACCCGCCGCCGGCTGTCGACGGTTTTCGGCCCCCTGCGCCCGTAGCCGGGCCACCCCCGTTCCCGATTCGCAATGAACCTTCCGCTGACCCCCGCCATGCGGCAGTACGTGGAGATCAAGTCCCGCTACCGGGACTGCATCCTCTTCTTCCGCATGGGCGATTTCTACGAGATGTTCTTCGAGGACGCCCTGCGCGCTTCCCGGCTCCTCGACATCGCCCTCACCTCCCGCGACAAGGAGTCGAACATCCCGATGTGCGGGGTGCCGCATCACGCGCGCAACGCCTACCTGTCGAAGCTGATCCGGCAGGGGTGCAAGGTGGCCATCTGCGAGCAGATCGAGGAGCCCGGCCAGAAGGGGATCTTCCGGCGGGAGGTGTCCGAGGTGGTCACCCCGGGGCTGGTCTTCAGCGAGGAGTGCCTCGACGCGCGGGGAAACAATTTCCTGGCCGCCGTCCGGTTCGTCGCACCGTTCGCCTGCGCCGCGCTCGACGCCACCACCGGCGAATTCTTCCACGAGGCGTGCGGCAGCGAGGAGGCGCTGGCGGACGCCCTCTTCCGGATCGCGCCCGCGGAGTTCGTCGCGCTCGAGGGGGAGGGGAACCCGACCACATCCCGCGGGAAGCGGCTTCTCGAGGGGAAGCTGCTCACGCTGCTGTCCCCGTCGGCCGTCGCGGCGTTTCCGGCTCCGCCCGGGATCGGGGGGATGCCTCCCGCGAGCCACCCTTCGTGCGGCGTCGTCCGTGCGGCCCTCTACTACCTGTTCCTGCACCAGCCGGCGGCCCTCTCCGAGATCGGACGGGTGACGGAGCGGGAAGGGCGGCGCTTCCTCGCCATGGACGAGACCGCCGTGCGGACGCTGGAGATCTTCTCCACCATGTCGGGGGAGCGGAAGGGGAGCCTTCTCTGGGCGGTGGACCGCACGCGGACCCCGATGGGAGCCCGCATGCTGCGCGCCTGGCTCGCCGCGCCGCTGCTCGACGTCGAGCGGATCGGGGAGCGGCACGACGCGGTGGGGGAGCTCCTCGAGGGGCACGCGGTCCGGAAGACGCTTTCGCCGCCGCTCGACGCGATGGGGGACCTCTCCCGGCTCGCCTCCCGCCTGGCGCAGGACCGGTCGGGACCGCGGGACGTCGCGGCGTTGCGCGACAACCTGGCGGCGATTCCCTCGATCAGGACCGCCCTCGGCGAACCGTACGCCAAGCGCCTCCGGTCGGTGATCGAGCTTCTCGGGGACCACGCAGCGACGGTCGAACGGATCTCCTCGGCGCTGGCCGATCCGCCGCCCGCGGGGTACAAGGAGGGAGGCGTCTTCCGCCCGGGGTACGACGCCCGGGTCGACGAGCTGACCCATCTCCTGACCCACGGCAAGGGGATGCTGTCGGAGATGGAGGCGCGGGAGCGGCAGCGCACCGGGATCGGCGGTCTCAAGGTCGGCTACAACCGGGTCTTCGGCTACTACATCGAGGTGACCCGGGCCCACCTCGACAAGGTCCCCGCCGATTACATCCGCAAGCAGACGCTGGCCAACGCGGAGCGGTTCATCACCCCGGAGCTCAAGGAGTTCGAGGGGCGGGTCCTTCGCGCGCAGGAGGGCCGCGCCGCCCGGGAAGAGGAGCTCTTCCTCGCCCTGCGGGATTCGCTCAAGGGAACCCTCCCCGCGGTCTACGCGGCGGCGGAAGGGACGGCCGAACTGGACGCGCTTCTCTCCTTCGCGGAGCTCGCGGCGGAGAACGGCTACGGGCGGCCGCAGGTGAACGGCGGGCGGGAGATCCTGATCGAGAACGGGCGCCACCCGGTGGTCGAAAAGATCCTCGGGCGGCACGCCTTCGTCCCGAACGACTGCCGCCTCTCGCCCGACGGGACGCGCCTCGCCGTGCTCACCGGCCCGAACATGGCGGGAAAATCCACCTATATCCGCCAGGCGGCCCTCATCGTGCTGCTGGCGCACGCGGGCTCCTTCGTCCCCGCGGACCGCGCGGAAATCGGCCTCGTGGACCGGATCTTCACGCGCATCGGCGCCTCCGACGACCTCTCCCGGGGGGAGAGCACCTTCATGGTCGAGATGCGGGAGACCGCGCGGATCCTCGACGGGGTCACCGACCGGACGCTGGTGGTCCTCGACGAGGTGGGGCGCGGGACCAGCACGTACGACGGGCTGAGCATCGCCTGGGCGGTGGCGGAGCACCTCCACGGATCGCCGTCCCGGCCCAAGGTCCTCTTCGCCACCCACTTCCACGAGTTGACCGACATCGTGTCCACGTGCGCGAACGCGCGCAACTTCCACGTGGCGGTGCGCGAGTGGCAGGGGGAGATCATCTTCCTGCGGCGGATCGACGAGGGGAGCGCGAGCAAGTCGTACGGCATCCAGGTGGCGCGGCTGGCCGGCCTGCCGGCCTCCGTGGTGGACCGGGCCCGGGATATTTTGAGAAACCTCGAATCCGCCGAGTATAATGAGTACGGGCTTCCGACGCTGGCGGGCGCGCGCACCGCAGGGGAATCCGGCGATGCCCAGATGGAGCTGTTCTCCCGGCGCGCCCGGAGGGACGAGGACGCCGTCCTGGAACAGATCCGCCGATGCGATCCGGAGCGGCTCTCCCCTCTGGACGCGTTGATGCGCCTTGCGGATTGGAAGGGGAGGCTGGGGAAAGGGTCGACTTGACACACCTGCGGCGACACCTCGGCGCGGTTTTCCTCTCCGTCCTCCTCTGCGCGGCGGGCCTTCCGTTCGTCGCCCCGCCGTCCGCGGCCGCCGCCGCTCCCCGCGTCTCCGACATCCGGGCGTGGACGAACGAGATCTACACCCGCGTCGCGATCGACACGGGGGACGAGGTCTCCTGGCAGGCGAAAACGCTCCGCGCCGACCCTTCGCTTGGCCTTCCTCCCCGGATCTTCATCGACATCCGCGGGGCGGGAATCCGCGACGAGATCCTCCGCAAGCCGATCGAGGTACGCAACGGCCTGCTTCGCCAGGTACGGGCGGGGCGGTTCGACCGCGACACGGTGCGCGTGGTGATCGACCTCGAGCGGGAGAGCACCTACCGCGTATTCGCGCTGCCGGGCCCGTTCCGGGTCATCGTGGACATCGACGGCGAGGGGGAGATCCCCGCCCTCCCCGCGTCTCCATCGGACGTTGCTCCCGCCGGTTCCGTCTCCCCGGGACCTGCGCAGGATAATGCTTCGATCCCGCCGTCGGCGGAATCTCCGCCCGCCGCGGCCCAGCCCCATCCAGGCGCGACGCCGCCCGTCGCCCCCGCGGCCGCGGTCCGGAAGCACCGCGTGCGGGTGATGATCGACCCGGGCCACGGCGGGAAGGACCCGGGGGCGATCGGTCCGACGGGCCTGAAAGAGAAGGACGTGGTCCTGGCGATCGGCCGGAAGCTCCGCGAGAAGCTGTCGTCGTCCGGCGAGTTCGAAGTGCGGATGACCCGGGACGAGGACGTCTTCATCCCGCTCGAGGAGCGCACGGCGATGGCGAACAAGGGGCGCGCCGACGTATTCGTCTCCCTCCACATCAACGCCAGCCGGAACCGGAGGGCGGAGGGGTTCTCCACCTACGTCCTCTCCCGCGGCGCGTCGAACCGGGAGGACCTGGAACTCGCCGCCCGCGAGAACGGCGTGCCGGTCCGCAAGCTCCAGGGGGTCAAGTTCATCATCGACGACATGTTCACCGGGGCGCGCAAGAACGAGTCGCTGCGGCTGGCCAAGACGGTGAACGACGCCGTGGTCCGCCACGTTTCCACCCGCTACCCGGGGGCGCAGAGCCTCGGGCTGAAGCAGGCCCCGTTCTACGTGCTCGTGGGCGCCAGGATGACGGCCGTCCTGGTCGAGGCTTCCTTCATCAGCAACGCCCGCGAGGAGTCCCGCCTGCGCAATCCCTCGTGCCTCGACGGGATCGCCGACGGCGTGGCGGAGGCGGTCCGCTACTACGGGCAGAACGGGATCCTCGCCCACCTGGATAATTGAGTGCCTCTTCCCTCCCTTTCCCAGGACCTGCTGCGGACCGGACTTCCCGACCGGGACTTCCTCGACCAGTTGAAGGGGTTTCTCGCCGAAACCCACATCGCCGTGCGCGAGGAGCAGCAGCAGTGCCTGTGCGGCGGGGCCGAGGCGTGCCGGAAGATCTCCGCCGCCATGGACGCCGTCCTGTCGGTTCTCCACGACCGCGCCCTCGCCCGATTCCGCGCGTCGGCGCCGGACATGTCGTACCGGATGTCGGTCGTCGCGGTGGGCGGCTACGGACGGCGCGAGCTGTGCCCCCGCTCCGACGTGGACCTTCTCTTCCTTCACGGCTACAAGGTCGACCGCTTCGTCGAGTCGATGACCGAGTGGATGCTCTACCCCCTGTGGGACCTGGGCCTCGATATCGGGCACAGCGTCCGCAGCCTCAAGGAGACGATCCGGCTCGCAGGCGAGGACGACTCGATCCGCACGGCGCTCCTCGACCACCGGCTCGTCGCGGGGAACGACTCCCTGTACCGCGAGTCGGCGCGGGAGCTGGACCGGTTCCTCTACTACAAGGACGGGGACCGGTTCATCGAGAAGAAGATCCGGGAGATGCGCGCGCGGCACGCCAGGATCGGCTCCACGGTCTACCTGCTGGAGCCGAACGTCAAGGAGGGGCGCGGGGGACTGCGCGACCTCCAGACGGCGGTCTGGGGCGCGCGGATCAAGTACAAGTGCGAAGGCCTGGCGGAGCTGCGGATGAAGGGCGTGCTTCCGGCCCGGACCGTCGAGGCGATCCGGCACGTCATCGACTATCTCCTCCGCGTGCGCAACGAGCTCCACTACCTGCAGGGGAAAAAGGCCGACGTCCTCACCTTCGAGGTCCAGGAGCAGTTGGCGGAGCGGTTCCGGTACCGGGCCCTCGGGGCGAACCAGGCCGTCGAGC contains:
- a CDS encoding 30S ribosomal protein S1; protein product: MDNKPDPTDLPGEIDPETPAAGAPAGEEDFARMFAASLQSTGEGQVIHGKVIKVLKDFVAVDINKKSEGMLPLEDLPAEERGALNPGDPIEVMTEGYDTTLGAIRLSRSKVMKIRVWDDLQKAFDDGIPVQGAIVAKVKGGYTVDIGVKAFLPGSQVDLRPVRDTDPVIGISGKFKILKFSRKKANVVVSRRAFMEEERDVQRAGLLDNIKEGDIVEARVKNITDYGVFMDLGGLDGLMHVTDMSYGKVGHPSELCKVGELYKVKVIRFDRERGRISLGLKQTKSDPWLDLDAKYQPGMRVHGKVTNTTKYGAFIEVEEGVEGLLHISEMSWSKRLKDPSEVMKAGESVEVVVLKVDKANKKISLGYKQLLSNPWDELRALHPEGSIVEGTVKNVADFGVFVDVGEDIDGLVHVSDLSWNTRVKNPSELFKKGDQVRAKVLKIDPEAQKFSLGIKQLAEDPWSGVEKRFKKGDIVTGKVTRVADFGAFVEIADGVEGLVHVSEISREKIESPAAVLKVGDEVGTVVLGVDRANKKVSLSIRGHADELDRKNMESYLGKQAETPSENIGALGEALLAKFKANGEQNR
- a CDS encoding HIT domain-containing protein, producing the protein MDRIFSPWRMEYIRQVGTSGGTARCIFCVHEGDLEDPERLLVGLYPNTAAILNRYPYNNGHVLVAPRRHVANLWDLSGEELRELFSLVSLGTRGLAQEYRTEGMNVGMNLGKPAGAGIADHLHVHLVPRWAGDTNFMTPVQETRVLPESLLETRRRLSTVFGPLRP
- a CDS encoding integration host factor subunit beta; the encoded protein is MTKSDLVEKMSEALTNLTKKECEVIVDTVFLNMKDALHRGEKIEIRGFGSFTVRTRRAKEGRNPKTGEKVAIPEKRIPFFKVGKELREMVNG
- a CDS encoding N-acetylmuramoyl-L-alanine amidase, with protein sequence MTHLRRHLGAVFLSVLLCAAGLPFVAPPSAAAAAPRVSDIRAWTNEIYTRVAIDTGDEVSWQAKTLRADPSLGLPPRIFIDIRGAGIRDEILRKPIEVRNGLLRQVRAGRFDRDTVRVVIDLERESTYRVFALPGPFRVIVDIDGEGEIPALPASPSDVAPAGSVSPGPAQDNASIPPSAESPPAAAQPHPGATPPVAPAAAVRKHRVRVMIDPGHGGKDPGAIGPTGLKEKDVVLAIGRKLREKLSSSGEFEVRMTRDEDVFIPLEERTAMANKGRADVFVSLHINASRNRRAEGFSTYVLSRGASNREDLELAARENGVPVRKLQGVKFIIDDMFTGARKNESLRLAKTVNDAVVRHVSTRYPGAQSLGLKQAPFYVLVGARMTAVLVEASFISNAREESRLRNPSCLDGIADGVAEAVRYYGQNGILAHLDN
- the mutS gene encoding DNA mismatch repair protein MutS, which gives rise to MNLPLTPAMRQYVEIKSRYRDCILFFRMGDFYEMFFEDALRASRLLDIALTSRDKESNIPMCGVPHHARNAYLSKLIRQGCKVAICEQIEEPGQKGIFRREVSEVVTPGLVFSEECLDARGNNFLAAVRFVAPFACAALDATTGEFFHEACGSEEALADALFRIAPAEFVALEGEGNPTTSRGKRLLEGKLLTLLSPSAVAAFPAPPGIGGMPPASHPSCGVVRAALYYLFLHQPAALSEIGRVTEREGRRFLAMDETAVRTLEIFSTMSGERKGSLLWAVDRTRTPMGARMLRAWLAAPLLDVERIGERHDAVGELLEGHAVRKTLSPPLDAMGDLSRLASRLAQDRSGPRDVAALRDNLAAIPSIRTALGEPYAKRLRSVIELLGDHAATVERISSALADPPPAGYKEGGVFRPGYDARVDELTHLLTHGKGMLSEMEARERQRTGIGGLKVGYNRVFGYYIEVTRAHLDKVPADYIRKQTLANAERFITPELKEFEGRVLRAQEGRAAREEELFLALRDSLKGTLPAVYAAAEGTAELDALLSFAELAAENGYGRPQVNGGREILIENGRHPVVEKILGRHAFVPNDCRLSPDGTRLAVLTGPNMAGKSTYIRQAALIVLLAHAGSFVPADRAEIGLVDRIFTRIGASDDLSRGESTFMVEMRETARILDGVTDRTLVVLDEVGRGTSTYDGLSIAWAVAEHLHGSPSRPKVLFATHFHELTDIVSTCANARNFHVAVREWQGEIIFLRRIDEGSASKSYGIQVARLAGLPASVVDRARDILRNLESAEYNEYGLPTLAGARTAGESGDAQMELFSRRARRDEDAVLEQIRRCDPERLSPLDALMRLADWKGRLGKGST
- the sppA gene encoding signal peptide peptidase SppA, with amino-acid sequence MADTFLSTPPRRKPFLRGCLTVLLVLGGFFVLLVIISRMDDLPLARGEKVAVITVFGLISDSEPTIEQLKKFGKDDSVKAIVLRIDSPGGGVGPSQEIYEEVKKARAKKPVLASMGSLAASGGYYIACAAQRVYANPGTITGSIGVIMPFMNVKDLVEKIGVKGMTVKSGVFKDIGSPMRDMTPQERELLQGVVDNVHLQFVNAVAAGRSLNREEVLRIADGRIFTGEQAKALGLVDVLGNLEDAISDAGKLGKIVGEPKVITPPKKKISFLELLREETRTLIDEKLSGNHLRLEYLAQ